In one Nicotiana sylvestris chromosome 8, ASM39365v2, whole genome shotgun sequence genomic region, the following are encoded:
- the LOC138876182 gene encoding uncharacterized protein, which produces MPEPVVPKAKALLPRQPPPYPQSLSKQRNDNQFKKFIDMMKSLSINVPLVEALEQMPGYAKFMKDLVTKKRSMDCETIKMTHQVSAIVNSMAPKLEDPGAFTIPCTIRSADFAKALCDLGASINLMLYSVFKTLGIGKPRPTSMRLQMADQSMKRPLGIIDDVLVRVDKFKLPADFVILDCEVDYEVPIILGRPFLATGKALVDVEEGELTFRVGDEKVVFHV; this is translated from the coding sequence atgcccgagccggttgtgccaaaagcaaAGGCCCTCTTGCCTAGGCAACCTCCTCCCTATCCTCAAAGTCTATCAAAGCAACGGAATGATAATCAATTcaagaagtttattgatatgatgaagagtttgtctataaatgtgcctttggtggaggctcttgaacaaatgccgggataTGCCAAGTTCATGAAGGATCTAGTTACAAAGAAGAGGTCAATGGATTGTGAGACGAtaaagatgactcatcaagtgagtgctatAGTGAATTCGATGGCACCAAAGCTTGAAGACCCCGGAGCCTTTACTATACCTTGTACGATtagaagtgcggattttgccaaagctttatgtgacttgggagctagtatcaatttaatgTTGTACTCGGTTTTCAAGACTTTAGGGATTGGGAAACCTAGaccaacttcaatgagacttcaaatggcggaccaaTCAATGAAGCGACCcttgggaattattgatgatgtacttgtccgggtggacaaattcaaattgccggccgactttgtcattttggattgtgaggtagactaTGAGGTTCCGATTAtattgggtagacctttccttgctacagggaaggcattggttgatgttgaagagggtgagctcacttttcgagtgggtgatgagaaagtcgTCTTCCATGTTTGA